Proteins from one Natrinema salinisoli genomic window:
- a CDS encoding universal stress protein encodes MAKHVLVAVDDSTQSTEALEFACTEYPEATITALYVLDPGDFYAVSGIEGTAMANYDEIQGHHEDRAEGILETAREQAAEHGVEIETEHVVGGVSRSIVDYAAEHDVDHIVVGSHGRTGASRILLGSVAETVARRSPVPVTIVR; translated from the coding sequence ATGGCAAAACACGTTCTCGTCGCGGTCGACGATTCGACGCAGTCGACTGAAGCCCTCGAGTTCGCCTGCACGGAGTATCCGGAGGCGACGATCACCGCGCTCTACGTCCTCGATCCGGGGGACTTCTACGCGGTCAGCGGCATCGAGGGGACCGCGATGGCGAACTACGACGAGATACAGGGCCACCACGAGGACCGGGCCGAAGGGATTCTCGAGACGGCACGGGAGCAGGCTGCCGAACACGGCGTCGAGATCGAAACGGAACACGTCGTCGGTGGCGTCTCACGGTCGATCGTCGACTACGCCGCCGAACACGACGTCGACCACATCGTCGTCGGGAGCCACGGCCGGACGGGCGCGAGTCGGATTCTCCTCGGGAGCGTCGCGGAGACGGTCGCCCGCCGATCGCCGGTTCCGGTGACGATCGTTCGATAA
- the pdhA gene encoding pyruvate dehydrogenase (acetyl-transferring) E1 component subunit alpha, translating into MPRSTVATFSIDRVEILDQDGRVDESLEPEIADERLLEWYRTMKRSRRLDGRIIALQRRGELGTFAPATGQEAAQVGSTAALSEDDWTVPAFREHPSALARGGSAREIIEYAMGLEEGGEPPDDVPMMPPSIAVGTQPLHAAGIGWAEAMKETDSVALTYFGDGATSEGEVYEAMNLAGVYEAQTVFFCQNNQYAISTPLSKQTRAATLAQKAVAAGIEPIQVDGNDILAVYTVTRDALERARRGVPTLIEATTYRREMHTTADDPSVYRTTEEEASWEPLDPILRFERYLRERGILDDETVDSIEAEIETDLEESLEAARETKANADQVDLFDYAYEERPPYLERQRDAFVADEGYTVARVEGSRGDGGSSAVEGSSEDAVDGGEETADRLNMVEAIRGTLRAELERDDDVLVYGQDVGVDGGVFRATQGLLDSFPDRVHDAPVAEAGIVGLGVGLAAAGYRPVAEIQFAGFSFQAFAQIQQHLSRIRHRSRGKITCPMVVRAPYGLGVKALEHHSESYEAGYAHIPGLKVAIPSTARDAAGLLRSAIRSSDPVLFFEPMPLYRAARRPVPDETLVPLGEARTVEQGTDATVIAWGAMVQAVDDAVDDLDADIEVIDLRTISPMDTDTVLESVRKTGRCVVVHEAPRTGGFAGEIAARIADEAVWHLEAPIERVTGYDVPVPLPAREESYRPGPDRIRAAIERVLAA; encoded by the coding sequence ATGCCACGTTCCACGGTCGCTACCTTCTCGATCGACCGCGTCGAGATACTCGATCAGGACGGCCGCGTCGACGAATCGCTCGAGCCAGAGATCGCCGACGAGCGCCTGCTCGAATGGTATCGCACGATGAAGCGGTCGCGGCGACTCGACGGCCGAATAATCGCCCTCCAGCGACGGGGCGAACTCGGGACGTTCGCACCTGCCACGGGCCAGGAGGCGGCGCAGGTCGGGAGCACCGCCGCGCTGAGCGAAGACGACTGGACAGTGCCCGCCTTCCGCGAGCATCCGTCGGCGCTGGCCCGCGGCGGGTCCGCACGGGAGATCATCGAGTACGCGATGGGGCTCGAGGAGGGCGGCGAACCGCCCGACGACGTTCCGATGATGCCGCCCTCCATCGCCGTCGGGACGCAGCCGCTGCACGCCGCGGGGATCGGCTGGGCGGAAGCGATGAAGGAGACCGATTCGGTGGCGCTCACCTACTTCGGTGACGGTGCCACGAGCGAGGGCGAGGTCTACGAGGCGATGAACCTGGCCGGAGTATACGAGGCCCAGACGGTCTTCTTCTGCCAGAACAACCAGTACGCGATCTCGACGCCGCTATCGAAACAAACCCGGGCCGCGACCCTCGCACAGAAGGCCGTCGCTGCAGGCATCGAGCCGATTCAGGTCGACGGCAACGATATCCTTGCCGTCTATACCGTTACGAGGGACGCACTCGAGCGCGCCCGTCGCGGCGTGCCGACGCTGATCGAGGCGACGACGTACCGGCGGGAGATGCACACCACGGCGGACGACCCCTCCGTCTATCGAACCACCGAGGAAGAAGCGTCGTGGGAGCCGCTGGATCCGATCTTGCGGTTCGAACGGTACCTGCGTGAGCGCGGGATCCTCGACGACGAGACGGTCGACTCGATCGAAGCCGAGATCGAAACCGATCTCGAGGAGTCGTTGGAGGCGGCCAGAGAGACGAAAGCGAACGCCGATCAGGTGGATCTATTCGATTACGCGTACGAGGAGCGGCCGCCGTACCTCGAGCGCCAGCGCGACGCCTTCGTCGCGGACGAGGGCTATACCGTGGCTCGCGTCGAGGGAAGCCGCGGCGACGGCGGTTCGTCCGCAGTCGAGGGGAGTAGCGAGGACGCGGTCGATGGCGGCGAGGAGACCGCAGATCGATTGAACATGGTCGAGGCGATCCGGGGAACGCTCCGTGCCGAGCTGGAGCGGGACGACGACGTGCTCGTCTACGGGCAAGACGTCGGCGTCGACGGCGGCGTTTTCCGGGCGACGCAAGGACTCCTCGATTCGTTTCCCGACCGAGTTCACGACGCGCCGGTAGCCGAAGCCGGTATCGTCGGCCTCGGCGTCGGCCTCGCGGCGGCGGGCTATCGGCCGGTGGCCGAGATTCAGTTCGCTGGCTTTAGCTTCCAGGCGTTCGCTCAGATCCAGCAACACCTCTCGCGGATCCGTCATCGGTCCCGTGGAAAGATCACGTGTCCGATGGTCGTCCGGGCGCCGTACGGGCTCGGAGTGAAAGCCCTCGAGCACCATTCAGAGAGCTACGAGGCGGGGTACGCTCACATTCCCGGTCTGAAAGTCGCGATTCCGTCGACTGCACGGGACGCGGCCGGCCTGTTGCGGTCGGCGATCCGCAGTTCCGATCCGGTGCTCTTCTTCGAACCAATGCCGCTGTACCGGGCCGCTCGGCGGCCAGTCCCCGACGAGACGCTCGTGCCACTGGGTGAGGCGCGCACGGTCGAGCAGGGGACCGATGCGACGGTCATCGCGTGGGGCGCGATGGTCCAGGCGGTCGACGACGCCGTCGACGATCTCGACGCCGATATCGAGGTGATCGACCTGCGAACGATCAGTCCGATGGACACCGACACGGTGCTCGAGTCGGTTCGCAAGACCGGTCGCTGCGTCGTCGTCCACGAAGCCCCGCGGACGGGCGGGTTCGCCGGCGAAATCGCCGCACGGATCGCCGACGAGGCCGTTTGGCACCTCGAGGCACCGATCGAGCGGGTGACGGGCTACGACGTTCCCGTTCCCCTTCCGGCCCGCGAGGAATCCTATCGGCCCGGCCCGGACAGAATTCGAGCGGCGATCGAACGAGTGCTCGCCGCGTAA
- a CDS encoding 50S ribosomal protein L15e codes for MAKSFYSHIKDAWKDPDDGKLGELQWQRKQEWRDQGAIERIDRPTRLDKARELGYKAKQGIIVTRVSVRKGTARKQRHKAGRRSKRQGVNRIGRRKNIQRIGEERVSRKYPNMRVLNSYWVGEDGSQKWFEMILVDPNHPAIENDDDLNWICSDDHTNRAFRGLTNAGKANRGLNTRGKGAEKVRPSNNGGQGRAK; via the coding sequence ATGGCAAAAAGCTTCTATTCCCACATCAAGGACGCATGGAAGGACCCCGACGACGGCAAGCTCGGGGAGCTGCAGTGGCAGCGCAAGCAGGAGTGGCGCGACCAGGGTGCGATCGAACGGATCGATCGCCCGACGCGCCTCGACAAGGCACGCGAACTCGGCTACAAGGCCAAACAGGGCATCATCGTGACCCGGGTTTCGGTCCGGAAAGGGACCGCCCGGAAGCAGCGACACAAAGCCGGTCGGCGCTCGAAGCGCCAGGGTGTCAACCGCATCGGGCGCCGCAAGAACATCCAGCGCATCGGCGAAGAGCGCGTCTCCCGGAAGTACCCCAACATGCGCGTGCTCAACAGCTACTGGGTCGGGGAAGACGGCAGCCAGAAGTGGTTCGAAATGATCCTCGTCGATCCGAACCACCCCGCGATCGAGAACGACGACGACCTCAACTGGATCTGTAGCGACGATCACACGAACCGCGCGTTCCGTGGCCTCACTAACGCCGGCAAGGCGAACCGTGGGCTCAACACCCGCGGCAAGGGTGCGGAGAAGGTCCGACCGTCCAACAACGGCGGTCAGGGTCGCGCGAAGTAA
- a CDS encoding serine/threonine-protein kinase RIO2: MVRNVAGLLPELDEEDFYLLSGVEQGMRFSEWVQREKLPKFANMTAEEVDYRLERCLKRGLVEKKTIQYEGYTLQFEGYDVLALRALVEQDTISEFGSPLGVGKESDVYEVKSYKPLALKYHREGYTNFRKVHKERDYTAENDHVSWMYTARKAAEREHDILEELYPDVAVPQPIGQNRHAIVMEKMDGVELSQTRLEDEQVLGVLELLISEMARAYAKGYVHADMSEYNVFVNEEGVKIFDWPQAVPTDHENASEFLRRDLTNIVGYFRRKYPQHVPDELESDELARVIEDESFESLGAHV, from the coding sequence ATGGTGCGAAACGTCGCCGGGTTGCTCCCGGAACTCGACGAGGAAGACTTCTATCTCCTCTCGGGGGTCGAACAGGGAATGCGGTTCTCCGAATGGGTCCAGCGCGAGAAGCTCCCGAAGTTCGCCAACATGACTGCGGAGGAGGTCGACTATCGGCTCGAGCGCTGTCTCAAGCGCGGGTTAGTCGAGAAGAAGACGATCCAGTACGAGGGGTACACCCTCCAGTTCGAGGGGTACGACGTCCTAGCCCTACGAGCGCTCGTCGAACAGGACACGATCTCCGAGTTCGGCTCCCCGCTGGGCGTCGGCAAGGAAAGCGACGTCTACGAGGTCAAATCGTACAAACCGCTGGCACTGAAGTATCACCGCGAAGGGTATACGAACTTCCGGAAGGTCCACAAGGAACGGGATTACACCGCCGAGAACGATCACGTCTCCTGGATGTACACCGCGCGGAAGGCCGCCGAGCGCGAACACGACATTCTCGAGGAGCTCTACCCCGACGTCGCGGTGCCCCAGCCGATCGGCCAGAACCGCCACGCCATCGTCATGGAGAAGATGGACGGCGTCGAGCTCTCCCAGACCCGACTCGAGGACGAACAGGTGCTGGGCGTCCTCGAACTGCTGATCTCCGAGATGGCGCGCGCGTACGCGAAGGGGTACGTCCACGCGGACATGAGCGAGTACAACGTCTTCGTCAACGAGGAGGGAGTGAAGATCTTCGACTGGCCCCAGGCCGTGCCGACGGATCACGAGAACGCGAGCGAGTTCCTCCGGCGCGACCTGACGAACATCGTGGGCTACTTCCGTCGGAAGTACCCCCAGCACGTCCCCGACGAACTCGAGAGCGACGAGCTCGCTCGCGTTATCGAGGACGAATCGTTCGAATCGCTCGGGGCCCACGTTTGA
- a CDS encoding lipoate--protein ligase family protein gives MTALTDRDWRLIRDEPRDGATQMALEEVAARTVLEDDVRTVRTYSWEPSTLSLGYRQDADTVDWEFCEREGIDVTRRQTGGGGIYHDRYADISYTIVAPADEVPGNLMDCYELFCEPILEAFDRLGVDAAFASAEQEAIYQPSCYLRDINPAHDIVGPSDADGEAEKISGNAQYRQRDVVIQHGSISYALEPRAHVGVFDAAIDESTFVDRVTSIRDEAGIDRADAVETIAGALREWCDADESSWKGDELEAARELADRKFGADAWVRDREVLETGEQ, from the coding sequence ATGACAGCACTGACGGACCGGGACTGGCGGCTGATCCGGGACGAGCCTCGCGACGGAGCGACGCAGATGGCACTCGAGGAAGTCGCCGCGCGAACGGTGCTCGAGGACGACGTTCGAACCGTCCGTACGTACTCGTGGGAGCCGAGCACGCTCTCGCTGGGGTATCGACAGGACGCCGATACCGTCGACTGGGAGTTTTGCGAACGGGAGGGGATCGACGTTACCCGGCGGCAGACCGGCGGCGGCGGGATCTATCACGACCGCTACGCCGACATTTCCTACACCATCGTCGCCCCGGCCGACGAGGTCCCGGGGAACCTGATGGATTGTTACGAACTGTTCTGCGAACCGATCCTCGAGGCGTTCGACCGGCTGGGCGTCGACGCCGCCTTCGCGTCGGCCGAACAGGAGGCTATCTACCAGCCTTCCTGCTATCTGCGGGACATCAACCCGGCTCACGACATCGTCGGTCCGTCGGATGCGGACGGGGAAGCCGAGAAGATCAGCGGCAACGCGCAGTATCGCCAGCGCGACGTCGTCATCCAGCACGGTTCGATCAGTTACGCCCTCGAGCCGCGGGCGCACGTCGGGGTCTTCGACGCGGCTATCGACGAATCGACGTTCGTCGATCGAGTGACGAGCATCCGCGACGAAGCGGGGATCGACCGCGCCGACGCGGTGGAGACGATCGCGGGGGCGCTGCGGGAGTGGTGTGACGCGGACGAATCGAGCTGGAAGGGCGACGAACTCGAGGCCGCTCGCGAGCTCGCCGACCGGAAGTTCGGCGCCGACGCGTGGGTTCGGGATCGGGAGGTGCTCGAGACTGGCGAGCAGTGA
- a CDS encoding deoxyribonuclease IV produces MKVGAHVSISGSRVSSDEETPPYDDIRNAVHRQLAFGGNCGQVFTTSPQVWAQPEISDEAAEGFREETDERLEGPWVIHSSYLVNLCTPKDDLRRKSKESMQAELDAADRLGIPYVNVHLGAHTGAGVDGGLDNAASLVDELEVPDDVRILIESDAGSGTKLGGEFEHLAGIIDRTDTDIGICIDTAHTLVAGNDLTTPEAVDETVGRFDDEVGLEYLEYIHLNDSKHDVGTHKDEHAHIGEGYIGEDGMKAIVNHPDLRDLPFALETPTEDGRGFAWNIEKVRELRDDE; encoded by the coding sequence ATGAAGGTCGGCGCACACGTTTCGATCTCCGGTTCGCGCGTCTCGTCCGACGAGGAAACACCGCCGTACGACGACATCCGTAACGCGGTCCACCGCCAGCTCGCGTTCGGCGGGAACTGCGGACAGGTGTTTACCACCTCGCCGCAGGTCTGGGCACAGCCCGAGATCAGCGACGAGGCGGCCGAGGGCTTTCGAGAAGAGACCGACGAGCGACTCGAGGGGCCGTGGGTGATCCACTCTTCCTACCTCGTGAACCTCTGTACGCCCAAGGACGACCTCCGGCGGAAGTCCAAAGAGAGCATGCAAGCGGAACTCGACGCCGCGGACCGGCTCGGGATTCCGTACGTAAACGTCCACCTCGGCGCCCATACCGGCGCCGGCGTCGACGGCGGCCTCGACAACGCCGCGAGCCTCGTCGACGAACTCGAGGTTCCCGACGACGTGCGGATCCTCATCGAGTCTGACGCGGGCAGCGGGACGAAACTGGGCGGCGAGTTCGAACACCTCGCGGGGATCATCGACCGAACGGATACGGACATCGGCATCTGTATCGACACCGCCCACACGCTGGTCGCCGGCAACGATCTCACGACGCCCGAGGCGGTCGACGAGACCGTCGGCCGCTTCGACGACGAGGTCGGGCTGGAGTACCTCGAGTACATCCACCTCAACGATTCGAAACACGACGTCGGCACTCACAAGGACGAACACGCCCACATCGGCGAGGGCTACATCGGCGAGGACGGCATGAAGGCGATCGTCAACCATCCCGATCTGCGTGACCTGCCCTTCGCCCTCGAGACGCCCACGGAGGACGGTCGCGGCTTCGCGTGGAACATCGAGAAAGTCAGGGAACTGCGAGACGACGAGTAA
- a CDS encoding class I SAM-dependent methyltransferase, with amino-acid sequence MREFSESYLSRTREGMWADSRDALEPLALESRDRILDVGCGTGELSRVLAAESPGEVIGCDADTDLLGAAGEHVPVVAGDAFQLPFPDDTFDLVVCQALLINLPEPAAALTEFARVSRDLVAAVEPNNAAVEIDSSVDAERALERRARRAYLDGVNTDVALGADAGDAFETAGLEVIQTRRYDHVRTIEPPYGKLALVAARRKATGAGLTDDRETLLSGGLTETEYDELRSSWREMGRTVVDQMETREYRREEAVPFFVTVGRVD; translated from the coding sequence GTGCGCGAGTTCTCCGAATCCTACCTCAGTCGGACCCGCGAGGGGATGTGGGCCGACTCCCGCGACGCGCTCGAGCCGCTGGCACTCGAGTCCCGCGACCGAATTCTCGACGTGGGCTGTGGGACCGGCGAACTGAGCCGCGTCCTCGCGGCGGAGTCGCCGGGCGAGGTGATCGGCTGCGACGCCGATACCGACCTGCTCGGAGCCGCCGGCGAACACGTCCCGGTCGTCGCCGGAGATGCCTTTCAACTCCCCTTCCCCGACGACACCTTCGATCTCGTCGTCTGTCAGGCGCTGCTGATCAACCTGCCCGAGCCGGCGGCCGCGCTCACCGAGTTCGCTCGCGTCTCGAGGGACCTCGTCGCGGCCGTCGAACCGAACAACGCCGCCGTCGAGATCGACTCGAGCGTCGACGCGGAACGGGCCCTCGAGCGTCGGGCGCGCCGGGCCTACCTCGACGGCGTGAATACCGACGTTGCGCTCGGTGCCGACGCCGGCGACGCCTTCGAGACCGCCGGGCTCGAAGTGATCCAAACCCGCCGGTACGACCACGTTCGGACGATCGAACCGCCGTACGGCAAACTCGCACTGGTCGCGGCCCGCCGCAAAGCGACCGGTGCGGGGCTGACTGACGATCGGGAGACGCTGCTCTCGGGCGGGCTGACCGAGACGGAGTACGACGAGCTCCGGAGTTCGTGGCGGGAGATGGGACGGACCGTCGTCGACCAGATGGAAACGCGGGAGTACCGCCGCGAGGAAGCGGTCCCGTTTTTCGTTACCGTCGGTCGAGTCGACTGA
- a CDS encoding DUF6114 domain-containing protein, producing the protein MATQNGQDDAGNQPTRFESQWDQLTTGFGTRWNRFNVWRSQRPFLGGVLLCLAGILIAWVPMQILPDLLFIGGGMTGFLVIGTTFGVFVFLSGVYALYKPEHSREAGVVGVVLSILSLFGSLGGLLFGMLFGIIGGNLCFAWKPAGDRDDEDDASEPGKVETARSRLLEQLRDVAGAVSSRLRTSVEAITGRESDE; encoded by the coding sequence ATGGCCACACAAAACGGCCAGGACGACGCTGGAAATCAACCGACCCGATTCGAGAGCCAGTGGGATCAGCTCACCACCGGCTTCGGTACCCGATGGAACCGATTCAACGTCTGGCGCTCCCAGCGTCCGTTTCTGGGCGGCGTCTTGCTCTGTCTGGCCGGCATACTCATCGCCTGGGTACCGATGCAGATCCTCCCCGATCTCCTCTTTATCGGCGGAGGGATGACGGGCTTTCTCGTGATTGGAACAACCTTCGGCGTGTTCGTCTTCCTCTCCGGAGTATACGCGCTGTACAAGCCCGAACACTCCCGGGAAGCCGGCGTCGTCGGCGTGGTTCTGTCGATTCTCTCGCTGTTCGGGTCGCTCGGCGGGCTGTTGTTCGGCATGCTGTTCGGCATCATCGGCGGCAACCTCTGTTTCGCGTGGAAGCCGGCCGGCGACCGCGACGACGAAGACGACGCGTCGGAACCGGGCAAAGTGGAGACCGCCCGTAGCCGTCTGCTCGAGCAGTTGCGTGACGTCGCCGGGGCGGTCAGTAGCCGTCTTCGAACCAGCGTCGAGGCCATTACCGGAAGGGAATCCGACGAGTGA
- a CDS encoding DUF6230 family protein, with the protein MSLFVVALVGAVILSSGTAYAAPLASGNGFTVEADEIRSDEFRFYPSAGENDAGSTPVMVAEQRGVEIDGLRLTREQAVPMMEGTMEISFTADETVEADQQYIKLTGLHAENAKFNGQVINAQPHENPERQFVQTAGENADPEDGYLTDIEGESPGMVQEDVEIEMVYLASNEISLPGLSVDLDYNPDG; encoded by the coding sequence GTGTCACTTTTCGTCGTCGCGTTAGTCGGGGCCGTTATTCTGTCGTCGGGAACGGCGTACGCCGCACCACTTGCAAGCGGCAACGGATTTACCGTCGAGGCCGACGAGATCAGATCCGACGAATTCCGCTTTTACCCGAGTGCCGGAGAGAACGATGCGGGCTCGACTCCAGTGATGGTCGCCGAACAGCGCGGCGTCGAGATCGACGGACTCCGATTAACGAGAGAACAGGCGGTACCGATGATGGAGGGCACGATGGAGATTTCGTTTACCGCCGACGAGACGGTCGAGGCTGATCAACAGTATATCAAACTCACCGGCCTGCACGCGGAGAACGCGAAGTTCAACGGCCAGGTCATTAACGCTCAACCACACGAGAATCCCGAACGACAGTTCGTCCAGACCGCCGGCGAGAACGCAGATCCCGAAGACGGCTATCTCACCGATATCGAAGGAGAGAGCCCCGGCATGGTGCAGGAAGACGTCGAGATCGAGATGGTCTATCTCGCTTCGAACGAGATCAGCCTCCCCGGTCTCAGCGTCGATCTGGACTACAACCCCGACGGGTGA
- a CDS encoding SAM-dependent methyltransferase, translating into MHTRRFDTDEIVAFYNDTAWEYRVLWSDSNLHYGFYDDDSTSHQRAMENSNSVYADKLEVDETATVLDIGTGRGGFPTRVAAEYGAEVHGIDIVPHLAHVSEFRAMLEDLGFANVTFEDHYERIIPSSRRQRWLSRAVTPLLRIASATGLKNDSSVEQGVTLYYQYEIIERGIAVHGDFTADLPE; encoded by the coding sequence ATGCATACACGACGGTTCGATACCGACGAGATCGTCGCCTTCTACAACGATACCGCGTGGGAATATCGCGTCCTCTGGAGCGATTCGAATCTCCACTACGGGTTCTACGACGACGACTCCACGTCCCATCAGAGAGCCATGGAGAACTCCAACAGCGTGTATGCCGACAAACTCGAGGTCGACGAGACGGCGACGGTGTTGGATATCGGGACCGGACGCGGCGGATTTCCGACCCGCGTCGCGGCCGAATACGGCGCCGAGGTTCACGGCATCGACATCGTCCCCCATCTCGCGCACGTCAGCGAGTTTCGGGCGATGCTCGAGGACCTCGGATTCGCGAACGTGACGTTCGAGGATCACTACGAGCGAATCATTCCGTCGTCGCGACGCCAGCGGTGGCTCTCGCGTGCCGTGACACCCCTACTCAGGATCGCGTCCGCAACCGGTCTCAAGAACGACTCGTCGGTCGAGCAGGGCGTCACGCTCTACTATCAGTACGAAATCATCGAACGGGGTATCGCCGTCCACGGCGACTTTACTGCCGACCTTCCCGAATAG
- a CDS encoding helix-turn-helix domain-containing protein translates to MRYAKCIIIPDDAGLHPVDRRIANHPDISRDLLHNVNLLADESIVTIYQFSGDRGALESILEESPMVHKYQLSGVDDAIHAYMHVEADDRLVSLLSMLKKFEFIFDTPMEFTRRGGLRVTVIGDVQSFQKAIPDVPDGIRLKLLKTGSYEPNTDRLFSQLTDRQQEILQTAVDMGYYDVPRAVTHDDIGDELGCTGGTVGGHLRKIESTLLSQIVP, encoded by the coding sequence ATGAGATACGCGAAGTGCATCATTATTCCTGATGATGCGGGACTCCATCCCGTCGATCGGCGGATCGCGAACCACCCGGATATCAGCCGTGACCTTCTGCACAACGTCAATCTCCTCGCCGACGAATCGATCGTCACGATTTACCAATTCTCGGGCGACAGGGGTGCCCTCGAGTCGATCCTGGAGGAATCACCGATGGTACACAAGTACCAGCTCTCGGGAGTAGACGACGCCATACACGCCTACATGCACGTCGAGGCCGACGACAGGCTCGTCAGCCTGTTGAGCATGCTCAAGAAGTTCGAGTTCATATTCGATACGCCGATGGAGTTCACGCGGCGCGGGGGATTACGTGTCACGGTGATCGGCGACGTCCAAAGCTTTCAGAAGGCGATTCCCGACGTTCCTGATGGGATTCGACTCAAACTGCTCAAAACCGGGAGTTACGAACCGAATACGGATCGACTGTTCTCTCAGCTCACCGACCGCCAACAGGAGATTCTGCAGACCGCCGTCGATATGGGCTACTACGACGTGCCGCGGGCGGTGACGCACGACGATATCGGTGACGAACTCGGCTGTACCGGGGGGACGGTCGGCGGCCACCTGCGGAAAATCGAGTCGACGCTGCTCTCACAGATCGTTCCGTGA